Proteins co-encoded in one Vidua chalybeata isolate OUT-0048 chromosome 18, bVidCha1 merged haplotype, whole genome shotgun sequence genomic window:
- the TBC1D10A gene encoding TBC1 domain family member 10A, with product MAKSRGGGGPSSPGGRSLAGTRESLADPGGDELSSLGSDSEINGGGPEERRVDKFGFIVGSRGAEGTLEEVPLEVLRQRESKWLDMLNNWDKWMAKKHKKIRLRCQKGIPPSLRGRAWQYLSGSKVKLEQNMGKFDELDLLTGDPKWLDVIERDLHRQFPFHEMFVSRGGHGQQDLFRVLKAYTLYRPEEGYCQAQAPIAAVLLMHMPAEQAFWCLVQICEKYLPGYYSEKLEAIQLDGQILFSLLHKVSPVAYKHLSKQKIDPILYMTEWFMCAFSRTLPWSSVLRVWDMFFCEGVKIIFRVGLVLLKHTLGSSDKLKSCQGQYETMERLRALSPKIMQEAFLVQEVIELPVTERQIEREHLIQLKKWRETHGELQCKSPPRLHGAKAISEAEPAPRKALEPVPSIIVSPGPAPVPKARKSKEKSREKGPASPANGPGAEGNGAPGTTRELLHPQVSPHHQSKESLSSRESEDTYL from the exons ATGGCCAAGAgccgcgggggcggcgggcccAGCTCGCCCGGCGGGCGCAGCCTGGCGGGCACCCGCGAGAGCCTCGCCGACCCTGGCGGCGATGAGCTTAGTTCGCTCGGCTCCGACTCTGAGATCAACGGCGGCGGCCCCGAGGAGCGGCGCGTCGATAAGTTCGGCTTCATCGTGGGCAGCCGCGGCGCCGAGGGGAC GCTGGAGGAGGTGCCCTTGGAAGTGCTCCGGCAGCGGGAGTCCAAGTGGCTGGATATGCTCAACAACTGGGACAAGTGGATGGCCAAGAAACACAAGAAG ATCCGGCTGCGATGCCAGAAGGGGATCCCGCCCTCGCTGCGGGGCCGTGCCTGGCAGTACCTCTCTGGGAGCAAGGTCAAGCTGGAGCAGAACATGGGCAAGTTTGAT GAACTGGACCTCCTCACAGGAGATCCGAAGTGGCTGGACGTGATCGAGCGGGATCTCCATCGGCAGTTCCCCTTCCACGAGATGTTCGTCTCGCGTGGAGGCCATGG gcagcaggaccTGTTCCGGGTGCTGAAGGCGTACACGCTGTACCGCCCGGAGGAGGGGTACTGCCAGGCCCAGGCGCCCATCGCCGCCGTTCTGCTCATGCACATGCCGGCCGAG CAAGCATTCTGGTGCTTGGTACAGATCTGTGAGAAGTACCTCCCTGGCTACTACAGCGAGAAACTG gaagcCATCCAGCTGGACGGACAGATCCTCTTCTCACTGCTGCACAAGGTCTCACCTGTGGCCTACAAGCACCTGAGCAAGCAGAAGATCGACCCCATCCTGTACATGACGGAGTGGTTCATGTGCGCCTTCTCCCGCACGCTGCCCTGGAGTTCCGTCCTGCGCGTCTGGGACATGTTCTTCTGTGAAG GAGTGAAGATCATCTTCCGGGTGGGCCTGGTGCTACTCAAACACACCCTGGGCTCCTCGGACAAGCTCAAATCCTGCCAGGGCCAGTATGAGACCATGGAGAGGCTGAGGGCCCTCAGCCCCAAAATCATGCAGGAGGCCTTCCTGGTGCAGGAG GTCATCGAGCTGCCGGTGACGGAGCGTCAGATCGAGCGGGAGCACCTGATCCAGCTGAAGAAGTGGCGGGAGACGCACGGAGAGCTGCAGTGCAAGTCCCCCCCGCGCTTGCACGGCGCCAAGGCCATCAGCGAGGCGGAGCCCGCGCCGCGCAAGGCACTGGAGCCCGTCCCCTCCATCATCGTTTCCCCCGGGCCCGCCCCCGTGCCCAAGGCCCGCAAGAGCAAGGAGAAGAGCCGGGAAAAGGGCCCGGCCAGTCCTGCCAACGGCCCCGGGGCCGAGGGCAACGGGGCGCCCGGCACGACCCGGGAGCTGCTGCACCCCCAGGTCTCCCCCCACCACCAGTCCAAGGAGAGCCTGAGCTCCCGGGAGAGCGAGGACACGTACTTGTAG
- the SF3A1 gene encoding splicing factor 3A subunit 1: protein MPAGPVQAVPPAQPAPPAESKPPEEEPKEEAAPAKPVVGIIYPPPEVRNIVDKTASFVARNGPEFEARIRQNEINNPKFNFLNPNDPYHAYYRHKVSEFKEGKAQEPSAAIPKVMQQQQSAQQQLPQKVQAQVIQETVVPKEPPPEFEFIADPPSISAFDLDVVKLTAQFVARNGRQFLTQLMQKEQRNYQFDFLRPQHSLFNYFTKLVEQYTKILIPPKGLLLKLKKEAENPKEVLDQVYYRVEWAKFQERERKKEEEEKEKERVAYAQIDWHDFVVVETVDFQPNEQGNFPPPTTPEELGARILIQERYEKFGESEEVEMEVESDEEDEKQEKTDEPPAQLDQDTQVQDMDEGSDDEDEGQKVPPPPETPMPPPLPPTPDQVIVRKDYDPKASKPLPPAPAPDEYLVSPITGEKIPASKMQEHMRIGLLDPRWLEQRDRSIREKQSDDEVYAPGLDIESSLKQLAERRTDIFGVEETAIGKKIGEEEIQKPEEKVTWDGHSGSMARTQQAAQANITLQEQIEAIHKAKGLVPEDDSKEKIGPSKPNEIPQPPPPSSASNPPASAQPITSVPRPPTMPPPVRAAVVSAVPVMPRPPMTSVVRLPPGSVIATPMPPIIHTPRINVVPMPPSAPPIMSPRPPPMIVPTAFVPAPPVAPVPSPAPMPPVHPPPPMEDEPVSKKLKSEDSLIPEEEFLRRNKGPVTVKVQVPNMQDKTEWKLNGQVLVFTLPLSDQVSVIKVKIHEATGMPAGKQKLQYEGIFIKDSNSLAYYNMTSGSLIHLALKERGGRKK, encoded by the exons AAATGGTCCAGAATTTGAAGCCCGAATTCGtcagaatgaaataaataacCCCAAGTTCAACTTCCTGAACCCCAACGACCCTTACCATGCCTACTACCGGCACAAGGTCAGCGAGTTCAAGGAGGGCAAAGCCCAGGAGCCCTCGGCTGCCATCCCCAAGgtcatgcagcagcagcagagtgcccagcagcagctcccacagaag GTGCAGGCCCAGGTGATCCAGGAGACCGTGGTTCCCAAGGAGCCCCCGCCCGAGTTCGAGTTCATCGCGGACCCTCCGTCCATCTCGGCCTTCGACCTGGACGTGGTGAAGCTCACGGCGCAGTTCGTGGCCCGCAACGGGAGGCAGTTCCTCACCCAGCTCatgcagaaggagcagaggaaTTACCAGTTTGATTTCCTTcgcccccagcacagcctgttcAACTACTTCACCAAGCTGGTGGAGCAATACACAAAG ATCTTGATCCCACCAAAGGGCTTACTCCTCAAGCTCAAGAAGGAGGCCGAAAATCCCAAGGAAGTCCTGGATCAg GTCTACTACAGAGTGGAGTGGGCCAAGTTCCAGGAGcgagagagaaagaaagaagaggaggagaaggaaaaggagcgTGTTGCTTATGCCCAGATTGACTGGCACGACTTTGTGGTTGTGGAAACAGTTGACTTCCAGCCCAACGAGCAAG GGAatttccctcctcccaccaCTCCAGAAGAGCTGGGAGCTCGAATCCTGATCCAGGAGCGTTATGAGAAGTTTGGGGAAAGTGAGGAGGTGGAGATGGAGGTGGAATCAGATGAGGAAgatgaaaagcaagaaaaaacagatgagcctccagcccagctggatcAGGACACACAAGTGCAGGATATGGATGAG GGGTCAGATGATGAGGACGAAGGTCAGAaggttcctcctcctccagaaACTCCGATGCCACCCCCACTCCCTCCCACACCAGATCAGGTCATTGTGCGGAAAGATTATGATCCCAAAG CCTCAAAACCGTTACCACCCGCCCCGGCTCCGGATGAGTACCTGGTGTCTCCCATCACTGGTGAAAAGATTCCTGCCAGTAAAATGCAGGAGCACATGAGGATTGGGCTCCTGGATCCCCGGTGGCTGGAGCAGCGGGATCGATCCATCCGGGAGAAGCAGAGTGATGACGAGGTCTATGCCCCAG GTTTGGATATTGAGAGCAGCCTGAAGCAGCTGGCAGAGCGTCGTACTGATATCTTTGGTGTAGAAGAGACTGCCATTGGTAAAAAGATTGGTGAAGAAGAGATCCAGAAACCAGAGGAAAAG GTGACCTGGGATGGCCACTCAGGCAGCATGGCCCGCACACAGCAGGCTGCTCAGGCCAATATCACTCTGCAAGAGCAAATTGAAGCCATCCATAAGGCCAAGGGACTGGTGCCAGAGGATGACAGCAAGGAGAAGATCGGGCCCAGCAAACCCAATGAGATACCCCAGCCAccccctccctcctcagcctccaacccccctgccagcGCCCAGCCCATCACATCTGTACCTCGTCCACCCACT ATGCCTCCTCCCGTCCGTGCCGCCGTGGTGTCTGCAGTGCCGGTCATGCCTCGTCCCCCCATGACGTCCGTGGTCCGGCTGCCCCCGGGATCCGTCATAGCCACCCCCATGCCTCCCATCATCCACACCCCACGCATCAACGTGGTGCCCATGcccccctctgctccccccaTCATgagcccccgcccgccccccaTGATCGTCCCCACAG CCTttgtccctgctcctcctgtggcTCCGGTCCCGTCCCCAGCACCGATGCCTCCTGTCCACCCCCCACCACCCATGGAGGATGAGCCAGTCTCCAAGAAACTGAAGAGTGAGGACAGCCTGATTCCAGAGGAGGAATTTCTGCGCAGGAACAAG GGCCCGGTCACGGTCAAAGTCCAGGTTCCCAACATGCAGGACAAGACGGAATGGAAGCTGAATGGCCAAGTGCTGGTGTTCACCCTGCCCCTCTCAGACCAG GTGTCTGTTATAAAGGTTAAGATCCACGAGGCCACAGGGATGccagctgggaagcagaagCTGCAGTATGAG GGCATCTTCATCAAGGATTCCAACTCCCTGGCTTATTACAACATGACAAGTGGCTCTCTGATTCACCTGGCACTCAAAGAGAGAGGAGGCAGGAAGAAATAG